Genomic segment of Deltaproteobacteria bacterium:
ATCAGAGCGGAAGTATTCTATTGGGTTGAACACGGGCTGGTTGTGGATGTATGGGAAATGGAATGGCGGAGAAATACCTCCAGGGATATTGCCCTGATATCGCGACGGACGGATAGGGCGTTTCCCTTCTTGTGGTCCACCGCGTTCAGCAAGTCCCGCATACCTTTCTCGATCAGCATGGTGGCTTGGTCGGCCATGCGTCCTCAACTCCCCGCCGCCTCAACGGGCTTGGTCGCGGAAGTCGCCTTTGGAGCCCTCCGGTAGATTTTCCGGAGAGCTTAGCCGATTCCTACCCTCAATCATCCTTTCCCTCGCAGCCTTATCGCAAGACTCACGATCTCGAGCTGCGATCATGTCGCCATTTTTTCCGCCGGTTCCGGCGCCTTCTCCGCGATATGCTCGGCCCGCTAAACCGACCCACGGTCGATTTTCACGGCTTTGGCCCCTCGTTCGTTGAGCCTGAGGTATTCTTCTCACTCTTTTCTAATTTGTCTACGCTATTCCTTTCTAACTGTCGAAGACCAGCTTGACATCGTTACCGCATGGAGTCAAACTCAATTCAATTCAACTCAAGAGTTTGGCATAGTAGAAAGAGTCGGGCTGCATTTTTTAATAGAGTGGGCGCATACCGGAAGGGCATCACAATGCGAGCGTCTTCTGAGTCAAAATGTAATGATCGTGGAAAGCGATATGAAGGACGTACTGAACGCCAAGGAGGCAGCCGACCTTCTTAGGGCCCATGTGGAGACCATCCGTCGAATGGCTCGGCGGGGTGACATCCCGGCTTTCAAAATGGGAAAAGACTGGCGTTTTCACAGGCAGGCCCTGCTTCGATGGTCCAACAATGAAGGAAGATGACATGGATACCATTCTTCTGTTGATAAGCAACGTCCATGACCGGCGGCTGATCGAAGACCATTTGAAGGGCGAATACTACATTCGATCGCCTGAAAAGGATGACGAGTTGGATGGCGGTTTCGATCTGTGCATCTCCGACAGCCTTTTTCTGAAACGCCTGTGTGACGCGCTTGTTGCGCGAACAGAAGCTGAAAAGAAGGTGTTCCTTCCAGTTCTGATGGTGGTTGCGAAGGAGGAGGCTGGCCTGCTGAAAGCCGGCATCCAGCCGATTGTCGACGAGGCGATCTTTACCCCCGTTCAGGAAGGGGAGCTACACATGCGTGTGGCCTCTCTTTTAAGGACACGGCGCCTTTCAAAGGAACTAAAACGCCACGAGGAAGTCCATGGGCACAAAGAGCGCCGGTCCGTGGCTGAAAATGAAGCCCGGTACCGCGGGCTGTTCAATAACCACCACGCAGTTATGCTGATTATCGATCCGGCCAACGGGGCCATCGTGGACGCCAACCCGGCGGCCTGCGCCTATTACGGCTGGTCCAAAGAAGCCCTTTCGCGAATGAATATCGCTGACATCAATACCTTGTCCCCCGATCAGATTCGTGAGCAGATGAACGCGGCACAGTCCAATCTGCGGCATTATTTCGAATTCAAGCACCGGTTGGCCGACGGCGCGATGCGAGATGTCCAGGTTTACAGCGGTCCGATCCATATGGGGGAACACAATCTTCTCTACTCCCTGGTTTTCGACGTCACTGAACAAAAGCGGATGGAAGAAGCGCTGCAGCAGGAACGCGACTTTTCCAATGCGATCCTCGACAACCTGCCGGGCGTTTTCTATCTCTATGATGGGCATCGCCAGTTCTTGCGGTGGAACCAAAACTTCGAGCGCGTTACCGGCTACACCGGCGCGGAAATCTCCAGGATGCGCCCATTGGACTTTTTCGCCGGTGGGGAAAAAGAATTGCTGGCAAAGCGCATCCAGGAGGTCTTTGAGAAAGGCGCTTCTTCGGTGGAAGCGGATTTCGCCTCGAAGGACGGCGCCCGCACACCTTACTTCTTCACGGGCAATAGAATCGCGATTGGGGGACGGACCTGTCTTCTTGGGGTAGGTATTGATATCACCGAGAGAAAGCGGGCGGAAGAGAGGCTCCGGCAGAACGAAAAATTGCTGCGTCTGTTCGTGGAAAACTCCCCGGCAGCCATCGCCATGTTTGATCGCAAGCTGAATTACATTGTCGCCAGCCGCCGTTTTCTGAGTGATTACGACCTAGGCGAGCAAGACTTGACCGGGCGGTCTCATTACGACGTATTTCCAGAAATTCCTGAACATTGGAAGAAGATTCACCGCCGCTGCCTGGCCGGGGGAATCGAAAAAGCGGCCGAAGATCCGTTCTTACGCCGGGACGGCCGCATGGATTGGGTGCGCTGGGAAATCCGTCCCTGGCATGAAACCACGGGTGAAATCGGGGGAGTCATCCTATTCTCTGAGGTCATCACCGAGCGCAAGCAGGCGGAAGATGAAATCCGCAGGCGCTCGGAGGAACTGGCTGCCCTCAATGCCTTGGGGCGAGCCGTCAGCCGGACGCTCTCCATGGATGATGTGGTTTCAGCCTCCATTGAAGAGGTCTTGCGCAGCGTCCGATCCGACCTTGCCTTCGTTCTCGTGCGAGAGGGGGACCACCTTCAGGTAGCCGGACTCGGTCCCCAAAGCGAAGCGAGGATTATAGACAATTTTCCAGTTCACCGTGTGGGCGAGTGCATATGCGGTTTGGCCGTGGGTAAGGGGCAGGCGATCTACTCGCGGGATATTTTTCGAGACCCGCGCTGCACTTGGGAGGAGTGCAAGCAGGCCGGGCTGCGCTCCTTGGCCGCCCTGCCCCTGTGCATTGGGGACGAGATTATCGGCGTCCTCGGTCTCGCCGGTCGGATTGAGCGCGATTTCGAGCAACAGTCCGCTTTTTTGGAAACGCTCGCCAGTCAGATCGCCTCCGGTTTGAACAACGCCATTCTGCACGAACAACTCAGTAAGTACGCGACCGAGCTCGAACAACTCGTTGCCAGGCGAACCGCTGATCTGTCCGTCGCCTTGGAGAAAGCCCGGGACGTCGAGCGTGTGAAATCCGTTTTTCTGGCCAGCATGAGCCATGAGCTTCGCACGCCGCTCAATTCCATCATCGGTTTTACCGGCATCCTGTTGATGGGCCTGACCGGCGAACTGAATCCCGAACAGAGAAAACAACTGCAAATGGTGAAAACCAACGGACAGCATCTGCTTTCCATGATCAACGATATTTTGGATATCTCCAAGATTGAGGCGGGGAAGGTATCTCCCGAGGTCGAATCATTTGATCTTCGCGAACTGGCAAAGGAAGTGATCGATAATTTCGAGCCCCAAATCCGTGATAAAGGACTTTCCCTGCACAGCCGGCTTTCAGGGCGGATAACGCCACGAACCGACCGGCGAAGAATGAAGCAAATCCTGCTGAATCTGTTGAGCAATGCCGTGAAGTACACGGAGGAAGGTGAAATTAAAATCACCGTCAGAAAGCTGAAAAACGACATGCTGGAAATCAAGGTTGCCGACACCGGAATCGGGATCGGCGAAGAAAACTTGAAACGGCTTTTTCAGCCTTTCCAGCAAGTGGGCATGGAATTGACCAAAAGCTTTGAGGGAACCGGGCTGGGGCTGTATCTTTCCCAGAAACTGGCCAACCTTTTGGGTGGTGAAATACTCGTCCGGAGCCGGCTCGGAAAAGGAAGCGTTTTCACTGCGGTTCTGCCTTTGGCCGTTGATGAAGACAGCGCTGTATTCATGGCCGAAGGCGACTTTCGAGGCAAGACATGAAAAAGGTGCTCATCATAGAAGACAACGAGAACAACCGCTACATGATCCGTTTTCTTCTGGAGAAATTTGGAATTGATACCATCGAAGCGTCGACCGGTGAGGAAGGGGTGGCCGCGGCCGCCTGCCAAGAGCCCGATCTCATTATTGTGGACATCCAGCTGCCCGATATCAACGGGCTGGAAGTCACTCGGCGTATCCGCGGATCAAAGACAGGGAACGACATTCCCATTATCGCTCTGACCTCCTACGCCATGTCCGGCGACCGGAAACAGGCACTGGGAGCGGGTTGCTCCGGATACATGGAAAAACCCATCGTCCCGGAAGAATTTATCGCCCGAATTCGAGCGTATCTGTCAAACAGTATGGGAGCAAAAGACAATGAACGTTTTGATCGTTGATGACAACGCCGCCAACCGTTCCCTTTTAAAGGCCCTGTTCGAGCCGTTGGGTCATTCCGTGTTATCAACGACCAATGGCGAGAAAGCCTTGGAAGCCATGCGCAGGGAGAAGATCGATTTAATCATATCGGATATTCTGATGCCGGTCATGGATGGATTTCGGCTCTGCATGGAAAGCAAAAGAGACGAGAAATTCAAAAGAATACCCTTCATTTTTTATACCGCTACTTATACCGACAAGGAGGATGAGGAGTTTGCCCTGAGTTTGGGCGCCGACCGCTTTATCCGCAAACCCATGGACCCCGAAGCGTTTCTTGGCATTATCAGCGAGGTGACGCAGCAGGCGCGGGAAGGAAGTTTCAAGCCCAAGGAAATGGCTTTGAACGAAAAAGAATCGCTTAAAGGTTACAGTCATCGGTTGGCGAAGAAGCTGGACAAGAAAGTAAAGGAACTGCAGAAGGAGCTTGCGAAGCGTATCGAGGCAGAGGAACGACTGAAGCACGTCAACCGATACCTAAAGAGTATTATTGAAAATGCCAATGTGTGGTTCAATGTTTTGGATGAAAATGCTCAGGTGACGATGTGGAACAAGGCGGCGGAGCAGATTAGCGGCTACTCCGCCACAGAGGTTGTGGGCCGGCGCGAGATATGGGAGTGGTTGTACCCGAACGAAAAATATCGCCATCAAATCGCCGCCAAGGTCGATGCGATCATCCGAAAAGGGGAGGTTGTAGAGGATCTTGAGACACTCATTCGACGCAAGGACGGTGAGACAAGGATCATTTCCTGGTATTCGCGCAATCTGACGGACGAACGGGGAAGCCCCGTTGGTTCCGTCGCCCTGGGGCGCGATGTGACCCGCCGAAATAAAGCGGAAAGCGAGGTTAAGGAAATAGCTCGGCGTTACCGGCAGCTCTTTGACGCCAACGCCGATGCCCTCTATGTCCTGGATAAAGACGGCCGCTTTCTCGACGCCAACATATCGGCCGAACGCCGCTACCAGTATGCCCGCGAGGAACTATTGGGCATGACCGCCCGCGACCTGGCCGCAGCCGACCTTAAAGACCGGACCGCCGACCGGGTCAGGCAGTCGATGATGGATGGCGCCCCTTTCGAATGGCGCCACCAACGGCGGGACGGCACTGAATTTCCAGTGGAAATCGCACCTTCGGTCATGGACTTCGGCGGAGGGCAGAAAGCAATTCTTTCCGCCGTGCGGGACATCACTGAGCGCAAGCGCGCCGAGGAAGAGCGGGAACAGCTACAGAAGCAGTTGAACCAGGCCCAAAAAATGGAGTCGGTGGGACGCCTGGCCGGCGGCGTGGCCCACGATTATAATAATATTCTCAGCGTCATCATCGGCTACTCGGAACTGGCCCTGGAAAAGGTGGGGCCGAACGATCCACTCCGTGAGGACCTGAG
This window contains:
- a CDS encoding response regulator — encoded protein: MKKVLIIEDNENNRYMIRFLLEKFGIDTIEASTGEEGVAAAACQEPDLIIVDIQLPDINGLEVTRRIRGSKTGNDIPIIALTSYAMSGDRKQALGAGCSGYMEKPIVPEEFIARIRAYLSNSMGAKDNERFDR
- a CDS encoding helix-turn-helix domain-containing protein encodes the protein MIVESDMKDVLNAKEAADLLRAHVETIRRMARRGDIPAFKMGKDWRFHRQALLRWSNNEGR
- a CDS encoding PAS domain S-box protein; the protein is MNVLIVDDNAANRSLLKALFEPLGHSVLSTTNGEKALEAMRREKIDLIISDILMPVMDGFRLCMESKRDEKFKRIPFIFYTATYTDKEDEEFALSLGADRFIRKPMDPEAFLGIISEVTQQAREGSFKPKEMALNEKESLKGYSHRLAKKLDKKVKELQKELAKRIEAEERLKHVNRYLKSIIENANVWFNVLDENAQVTMWNKAAEQISGYSATEVVGRREIWEWLYPNEKYRHQIAAKVDAIIRKGEVVEDLETLIRRKDGETRIISWYSRNLTDERGSPVGSVALGRDVTRRNKAESEVKEIARRYRQLFDANADALYVLDKDGRFLDANISAERRYQYAREELLGMTARDLAAADLKDRTADRVRQSMMDGAPFEWRHQRRDGTEFPVEIAPSVMDFGGGQKAILSAVRDITERKRAEEEREQLQKQLNQAQKMESVGRLAGGVAHDYNNILSVIIGYSELALEKVGPNDPLREDLREIYIAAGRSRDITRQLLAFARKETIAPEVLDVNATAESMLKILRRLIGEDIELVWLPGKGLWPVLMDPSQIDQMLANLCVNARDAIADVGKITIETGAVAFDRAYCADHAGFAPGDFVMLAVSDDGCGMDRETLDKIFEPFFTTKDVGKGTGLGLATVYGIVKQNNGFINVYSEPGQGTTFRIYLPIHAGDIAEKRRKDAEKAPRGRGETVLVVEDEMTILALTEKLLTNLNYTVLTARTPSEALQTAKAHAGEISLLITDVIMPEMNGRELAQQVFGLYPKMRCLYMSGYTADVISHRGVIDREFRFIQKPFSYRDLAAKVREALDQE
- a CDS encoding PAS domain S-box protein yields the protein MDTILLLISNVHDRRLIEDHLKGEYYIRSPEKDDELDGGFDLCISDSLFLKRLCDALVARTEAEKKVFLPVLMVVAKEEAGLLKAGIQPIVDEAIFTPVQEGELHMRVASLLRTRRLSKELKRHEEVHGHKERRSVAENEARYRGLFNNHHAVMLIIDPANGAIVDANPAACAYYGWSKEALSRMNIADINTLSPDQIREQMNAAQSNLRHYFEFKHRLADGAMRDVQVYSGPIHMGEHNLLYSLVFDVTEQKRMEEALQQERDFSNAILDNLPGVFYLYDGHRQFLRWNQNFERVTGYTGAEISRMRPLDFFAGGEKELLAKRIQEVFEKGASSVEADFASKDGARTPYFFTGNRIAIGGRTCLLGVGIDITERKRAEERLRQNEKLLRLFVENSPAAIAMFDRKLNYIVASRRFLSDYDLGEQDLTGRSHYDVFPEIPEHWKKIHRRCLAGGIEKAAEDPFLRRDGRMDWVRWEIRPWHETTGEIGGVILFSEVITERKQAEDEIRRRSEELAALNALGRAVSRTLSMDDVVSASIEEVLRSVRSDLAFVLVREGDHLQVAGLGPQSEARIIDNFPVHRVGECICGLAVGKGQAIYSRDIFRDPRCTWEECKQAGLRSLAALPLCIGDEIIGVLGLAGRIERDFEQQSAFLETLASQIASGLNNAILHEQLSKYATELEQLVARRTADLSVALEKARDVERVKSVFLASMSHELRTPLNSIIGFTGILLMGLTGELNPEQRKQLQMVKTNGQHLLSMINDILDISKIEAGKVSPEVESFDLRELAKEVIDNFEPQIRDKGLSLHSRLSGRITPRTDRRRMKQILLNLLSNAVKYTEEGEIKITVRKLKNDMLEIKVADTGIGIGEENLKRLFQPFQQVGMELTKSFEGTGLGLYLSQKLANLLGGEILVRSRLGKGSVFTAVLPLAVDEDSAVFMAEGDFRGKT